CCCAGATATCTTCCAAAGATGCCATCAAAGGCGTCCTGTACGGTTATGCATTCAATATTTCTAAATGTCAGGGATATATGGACTGTGTAAATGCCTGTGTCAAGGAGAATAATCAGGACAGAGATTCTCAGATGCAATACATCAGGATCCACGAACACCAAAATGGTTCTATCAATTTTGAAGACTCTGATGATGACTATTTTCACGAAGTCCCAGCCGAGGGGCATTTTTACATGGGGACCCAGTGTTTCCACTGCGAGAATCCCCCTTGCGTGGACGTTTGCCCAGTCAAGGCTACCTGGAAGGAAAAAGATGGTATTGTGGTAATAGACTATGACTGGTGTATTGGATGCAGATACTGCATGGCAGCCTGTCCCTATGATGGTCGTCGTTTCAACTGGTCTACTCCCCAAGTACCTGAAGAAGAGGTGAACCTGGTGCAACACTATCTTGGCAACAGATTGCGCAAAAAGGGAGTGATGGAAAAATGTACTTTTTGTATTCAAAGAAGCCGTAATGGCAAAAACCCAGCATGTGTAGAAGCATGCCCTACGGGCGCTCGAATATTCGGCAACCTGCTGGATCCGGACAGTGACATCCGATGGGTATTGGCCAATAAGAAAGTATTTAGACTCAAGGAGGATTTGGGTACCGAACCCAAATTCTGGTATTTTATGGACTAATGATAAAGCAACTAACAATTTTTGCCAGTATGGCCAAAGATGGGCTCAATGAAGCCCTACAAGGTAATAAGTCCTATCATATTTGGATGGGCAGTCTTACCATGCTCATGCTCCTCGGGGCGTACTGTTATCACCAACAACTGAACGTAGGACTATCCGCTACTGGCATGAGTGACAGAGTCAGTTGGGGATTGTACATTTCCAATTTCACCTTTTTGGTAGGGGTGGCGGCAGCAGCTGTGATGTTAGTATTGCCAACTTATATCCTTCATGATTTTGATTTCTCCAAAGCCGTATTGATAGGTGAAGGTTTAGCAGCCTCTGCTTTAATTATGTGTTTGGCTTTCGTGACAGTCGATTTGGGTGGCCCTATTCGAGCCTGGCATCTGATACCAGGTATAGGTCGTTTCAATTGGCCAGATTCCATGTTAGCCTGGGACGTTATAGTATTAAATGGTTACCTCATCATCAATCTTACTGTACCGCTGTATATTTTGATTAGCAAGTATCAGGGGCTACAACCGAATAAGAAAATTTACTTGCCAGGAGTGTTTTTGTCTGTATTTTGGGCAGTAGGCATACACATGGTAACTGCCTTTCTTTACGCAGGACTACCCGCCAGACCCTTTTGGAACAATGCACTTTTAGGTCCTCGTTTTTTGGCATCTGCATTTGCTGCAGGACCCGCACTGATAATCTTGGTGTTGCAGGTGATTGACCGTTATTCGGATTATAAAATCGATAAGGTGACCATTCGAAAAATATCCTTGGTAGTAGCAGTGGCAGCTCAGATCAATTTGATCATGCTTTTCTCTGAATTATTCAAAGAGTTTTATGCACCTACGCATCACAGCATTAGTGCTGTATACTTGTTTTTTGGTCTGGATGGAAAAAATGCCCTCATGCCTTGGATTTATTCATCCATCGCCATGAACATAGTTGCCACCATCATTCTCACCTTGCATGTATTAAGGAAGGATATTAAATGGCTCAATTTTGCATGTTTACTTCTTTTTGTGGCTATCTGGATAGAAAAGGGAATGGGATTGATTATTCCAGGTTTTATCCCAGGTCCCTACGGAGATATTGTAGAATACTCTCCCACCTTAATCGAAATTGGGGTAACCTTAGGAATTTGGGCCATGGGAGCATTTATATTTACGATCCTGGTCAAGGCAGCCATTCCAATTGAAGTGGGGAAATTAAGGTACAAGAACAATAAATCTGTTTCAACCATTGAGCCATGAAGATAAGAATACAACAGAATTGTATACGAATTCGCCTCTCAGATGAGGATATGATCCTACTAAACGATATAAATGAGGTTACAGAATCTTTATGCCTTACCAAAAACAATGTATATCAATATACCCTGCGTTTGTCTGATCAAAACTATATTGAAACAGGACTTAATTCAATGACCGTTTTGGCCAATAAAGAAGATTTTAATCAACCTGATGACGTTTCAGTTAAGTGGCATTCAGAGTATGGAATCAAAGTACTGATTGAAAGTGATCTCCACGAGTAGGTTTAAGTAGATCGGTTGAGGAAGGTGAGAATTGCACCAAGCAAAGGTAGTTCTATAGGGAGGTAATTTGAAACGGTCTAATGTTTTGATATTAAGATCATTAGCAGTAAATTAATCAAGCGCATTTTGAGAACAACACTTGAAATGCGCTTTTTTATGTTTGATATCAAATGAACTTTGACTAATTCAAATACTAACCTACATGACTGAACAAAAAATAATAGTAACTGCAGATGACTATGGCGTCTTTGATGAAATCGATAGGGGAGTCCTGGAGGCCGTCAGTGCTGGTAAGATCAATTCAGTAGCAGCTTTTGCCAACTATGGCAATAAAGGACAGCTGTCTCGTAAAAAGGCTGAGCAATTATTGAAAATCGCCGACAACAGTGGACATGAACTGCATTTGGGAATCCATCTGACGATTAGCTCTGGAAAACCGCTAACTGGAATCAATGGGTTTGAGCAGAGTTGCACACTTAGGGGCTTCCGGGATTTTAAGAATGTTGAGGAAATAGATCAAAGGGGAAAGGAACGATTGATGGACGAGCTGCATGCGCAAATGAAGGTGTTCGAAGGTCTTCCTATTCGGCACCTCACCTCGCACCACGATGCGCTTACCTATCATAGGAGGCATTTCGAATGCTTGCTAGAACTGGCTAGAGATTATGATCTCCCCATTCGTAACTACCGATACGATCCCGAACAAAGAAACAAAATGGAGTTCATCTGTGGTACGGATTGGATCAGCTTGAGGAAACTAGATCAGATCAAAGAAGCATTTGAAAATGAGCATCAGTTGCAAATCAGTATGCCTGATGTAACCTATGTAGGACAGTATGCTACCAAGTACAATCTATTCTGGAATAGATTCAAGAAGGAAAACGTCATTAATAGAGCTTCTGAGAAGCGTCGTGAATTGGAAGGATACATTGAGCGACTGGCAGAGAAACCCGACCCTCATAAGACTGAAATCGTATCTCACATCATAGCGCCCAAAGTCCATTCGCAAAAGCACTACCGTCAATTGGTCAAAAAGTACAACTACAAAGGCGTATCCCCAGCCTACTTTGACGGCCGTTTGCTAGAGATGTATACTTTGATGGATTTTGAAGCTATACCCAATCTGGCTGGCAATTTGAAATGGGGAGTATGGAAAGATGGCTAATAAAGTATACACTATGTGAATAATGATTTAATGAGTTAATTCAATTTTAAATATTCTTTGATAGAACGGATTGCAAATTGTCATTACGAAGACAAAAAAGTAATCTATTATTGTAGATGAAAGACCAATAACTAATTCTAATCTAGAGC
This is a stretch of genomic DNA from Reichenbachiella ulvae. It encodes these proteins:
- a CDS encoding 4Fe-4S dicluster domain-containing protein, whose translation is MSTDPNENKKDLSQQCESKNCSCKEDGFEQTFNKKTSRRGMFKSLTAGLMAGTGLVNSSCSVLASDETKEKKELEWEEFFKGNYQLMTDEEKEDTVNRLERLYELNHGKKSQISSKDAIKGVLYGYAFNISKCQGYMDCVNACVKENNQDRDSQMQYIRIHEHQNGSINFEDSDDDYFHEVPAEGHFYMGTQCFHCENPPCVDVCPVKATWKEKDGIVVIDYDWCIGCRYCMAACPYDGRRFNWSTPQVPEEEVNLVQHYLGNRLRKKGVMEKCTFCIQRSRNGKNPACVEACPTGARIFGNLLDPDSDIRWVLANKKVFRLKEDLGTEPKFWYFMD
- the dsrP gene encoding sulfate reduction electron transfer complex DsrMKJOP subunit DsrP — translated: MIKQLTIFASMAKDGLNEALQGNKSYHIWMGSLTMLMLLGAYCYHQQLNVGLSATGMSDRVSWGLYISNFTFLVGVAAAAVMLVLPTYILHDFDFSKAVLIGEGLAASALIMCLAFVTVDLGGPIRAWHLIPGIGRFNWPDSMLAWDVIVLNGYLIINLTVPLYILISKYQGLQPNKKIYLPGVFLSVFWAVGIHMVTAFLYAGLPARPFWNNALLGPRFLASAFAAGPALIILVLQVIDRYSDYKIDKVTIRKISLVVAVAAQINLIMLFSELFKEFYAPTHHSISAVYLFFGLDGKNALMPWIYSSIAMNIVATIILTLHVLRKDIKWLNFACLLLFVAIWIEKGMGLIIPGFIPGPYGDIVEYSPTLIEIGVTLGIWAMGAFIFTILVKAAIPIEVGKLRYKNNKSVSTIEP
- a CDS encoding DUF7009 family protein: MKIRIQQNCIRIRLSDEDMILLNDINEVTESLCLTKNNVYQYTLRLSDQNYIETGLNSMTVLANKEDFNQPDDVSVKWHSEYGIKVLIESDLHE
- a CDS encoding ChbG/HpnK family deacetylase; the encoded protein is MTEQKIIVTADDYGVFDEIDRGVLEAVSAGKINSVAAFANYGNKGQLSRKKAEQLLKIADNSGHELHLGIHLTISSGKPLTGINGFEQSCTLRGFRDFKNVEEIDQRGKERLMDELHAQMKVFEGLPIRHLTSHHDALTYHRRHFECLLELARDYDLPIRNYRYDPEQRNKMEFICGTDWISLRKLDQIKEAFENEHQLQISMPDVTYVGQYATKYNLFWNRFKKENVINRASEKRRELEGYIERLAEKPDPHKTEIVSHIIAPKVHSQKHYRQLVKKYNYKGVSPAYFDGRLLEMYTLMDFEAIPNLAGNLKWGVWKDG